One segment of Rhodothermales bacterium DNA contains the following:
- a CDS encoding DUF6166 domain-containing protein, producing the protein MAVASPLPAVAPLSARPTLDTGRPYGSPFVPLTTAPAPKDTARIEHAAALTAEAEAWVEHAVAAGMLPATALRKALSAVGFSVRHRARALAIPSKLRGVKPHQEAVALLAGYADGHPRGGLGLPLKAEVTDDGHIAVDVHLSDDGTLYRLGFVQTKHVAWLRPLLVGGAAIRLSAVTGRTPGRTMGVNVLFAFVGRAIHARRFMLDGEPSPSANDIALTRHADGRTEVRFGRGAEATVSVGRYEWGYGGSGPARLALAVLYRFVDSHDAKTLALAFKTDVIATVPRAGVTLEAAFVRAWIARHHAHA; encoded by the coding sequence ATGGCTGTCGCCTCCCCGCTCCCTGCGGTCGCCCCGCTCTCGGCTCGACCTACCCTCGACACCGGCCGCCCCTACGGCTCTCCGTTCGTCCCCCTCACCACTGCGCCCGCCCCGAAGGACACGGCCCGCATCGAGCACGCTGCCGCACTCACCGCCGAGGCCGAGGCGTGGGTCGAGCACGCCGTCGCCGCCGGCATGCTCCCAGCCACGGCCCTCCGCAAGGCGCTCAGCGCCGTTGGCTTCTCGGTCCGCCACCGTGCCCGCGCCCTCGCCATCCCCAGCAAGCTCCGGGGCGTGAAACCGCACCAGGAGGCGGTCGCCCTCCTCGCTGGTTACGCCGACGGCCACCCGCGCGGGGGCCTCGGCCTCCCACTCAAAGCAGAGGTGACCGACGACGGGCACATCGCCGTGGACGTCCACTTGTCCGACGACGGGACGCTCTACCGACTTGGGTTCGTCCAGACCAAGCACGTCGCGTGGCTCCGCCCGCTCCTCGTCGGCGGTGCGGCGATCCGTCTCTCCGCCGTGACGGGCCGCACACCCGGCCGAACGATGGGCGTCAACGTCCTGTTCGCCTTCGTCGGCCGCGCCATCCACGCCCGCCGGTTCATGCTCGACGGCGAGCCTAGCCCATCGGCCAACGACATCGCCCTCACCCGCCACGCGGACGGTCGCACAGAGGTCCGCTTCGGCCGTGGCGCGGAGGCCACCGTGAGCGTCGGTCGCTACGAGTGGGGGTACGGGGGATCCGGCCCCGCCCGCCTCGCGCTCGCCGTGCTCTACCGGTTCGTCGACAGCCACGACGCGAAGACGCTCGCCCTGGCCTTCAAAACCGACGTGATCGCCACGGTCCCTCGCGCCGGCGTCACTCTCGAAGCCGCGTTCGTCCGCGCGTGGATCGCACGGCACCACGCCCACGCATAG
- a CDS encoding SprT-like domain-containing protein — protein MHDLDIIATSTRALMRELGRAHLGRPLQDLGWSFAFDRARRRLGRCLWKKGDRPVKTISLSRSLAAREGWSLMEDVARHEIAHALDYETRGRSAHDRRWKAWARRCGADPTRCYEGELADDPTSAYVGRCPTPGCDHTRPFYRAVTSAYFCPRCEEAADRERSYLRVTERRSGRVLHGGGSEPTRPTDSKRPPKYLGRCPRCGAVRPFARRPKRRYACAACCRHHAGGRFDPRFELVIGTSR, from the coding sequence ATGCACGACCTCGACATCATCGCGACGAGCACCCGCGCCCTCATGCGCGAGCTCGGCCGCGCCCACCTCGGCCGACCCCTCCAGGACCTCGGCTGGTCGTTCGCCTTCGACCGCGCCCGCCGTCGCCTCGGCCGCTGCCTCTGGAAGAAGGGCGACCGCCCGGTGAAGACGATCTCGCTCTCCCGCTCCCTCGCCGCCCGCGAAGGCTGGTCGCTCATGGAGGACGTCGCCCGCCACGAGATCGCCCACGCCCTCGACTACGAAACGCGGGGCCGCTCCGCCCACGATCGGAGGTGGAAGGCGTGGGCCCGCCGCTGCGGCGCCGACCCGACGCGCTGCTACGAAGGCGAGCTCGCCGACGACCCGACCTCCGCCTACGTCGGCCGCTGCCCGACGCCCGGCTGCGACCACACCCGCCCGTTCTACCGCGCCGTGACCTCGGCCTACTTCTGCCCCCGCTGCGAAGAAGCCGCTGACCGCGAACGCTCCTACCTCCGCGTCACCGAGCGCCGCTCCGGCCGCGTCCTCCACGGGGGCGGCTCCGAACCCACCCGGCCCACCGACTCGAAGCGACCGCCCAAATATCTCGGCCGCTGCCCTCGCTGCGGGGCGGTACGTCCCTTTGCCCGGCGACCGAAGCGCCGGTACGCCTGCGCCGCCTGCTGCCGGCACCACGCGGGGGGTCGCTTCGACCCGCGCTTCGAGCTGGTGATCGGCACGTCGCGTTGA
- a CDS encoding replication protein RepA has translation MDSHDERDASGSPDGTLDQRRRDRADRYLASVHSIRAFNANETGDLAFMGQPLVQLTLPHTDPGDVPFYERRNGDTALVVERGVIDRDGKTELAGIPFGVYPRLVLAWVTTEAVRTKNRSLALGGSLAAFMAELGLERGGETSTRLREQMRRLFAARIAIVKAVQGMDRTSVQVASHTRLWWDESDPSETLDMGSTIRLTDDFYRLLVDRPVPLDMRALQVLKDSPLGLDLYMWLTYRVSYLGREAVIPWTALEAQMGADYGETKNFTRKAKRELRKIKLVWPELDYATPRGRLVLKPCP, from the coding sequence ATGGACTCCCACGACGAACGCGACGCGAGCGGATCCCCCGACGGGACGCTCGACCAACGCCGGCGCGACCGCGCCGACCGCTACCTCGCGAGCGTCCACTCCATCCGCGCCTTCAACGCGAACGAGACGGGCGACCTCGCGTTCATGGGCCAGCCCCTGGTCCAGCTCACCCTCCCGCACACCGACCCCGGCGACGTCCCCTTCTACGAACGCCGCAACGGGGACACCGCCCTCGTCGTTGAGCGAGGCGTGATCGACCGTGACGGGAAGACGGAGCTCGCCGGCATCCCCTTCGGCGTCTACCCCCGCCTCGTCCTAGCGTGGGTGACGACAGAGGCCGTCCGCACGAAGAACCGCTCGCTCGCCCTCGGCGGCAGCCTCGCCGCGTTCATGGCCGAGCTCGGGCTGGAGCGGGGAGGGGAGACGTCGACCCGCCTCCGCGAACAGATGCGCCGGCTCTTCGCCGCCCGCATCGCGATCGTGAAGGCGGTCCAGGGCATGGACCGCACCTCCGTCCAGGTCGCCAGCCACACCCGCCTCTGGTGGGACGAGTCGGACCCCTCCGAGACGCTCGACATGGGCTCGACCATCCGCCTCACCGACGACTTCTACCGCCTCCTCGTCGACCGTCCCGTCCCCCTCGACATGCGGGCGCTCCAGGTCCTCAAGGACAGCCCGCTCGGCCTCGACCTGTACATGTGGCTCACCTACCGCGTGAGCTACCTCGGCCGCGAAGCCGTGATCCCGTGGACCGCCCTCGAAGCGCAGATGGGGGCCGACTACGGCGAGACGAAGAACTTCACGCGGAAGGCCAAGCGGGAGCTCCGCAAGATCAAGCTCGTCTGGCCCGAGCTCGACTACGCCACGCCGCGCGGCCGGCTCGTCCTGAAGCCGTGCCCG